Proteins from a genomic interval of Daphnia pulex isolate KAP4 chromosome 4, ASM2113471v1:
- the LOC124192660 gene encoding calpain-A-like isoform X3, with protein sequence MAMNIPLFKFSNSYSNAAAHLLNRPSHNLFQRYQKNNKHPFSLDVRSKKYKKPRCVTFATQLSENDDSNFPNDISEPENKLGEKGTGIKGRTTVQDFVQIRDSCLENGTLFEDPSFPAEDSSIYYSRRSARNFEWLRPTEIVGDPQLFVEGASRFDVQQGELGDCWLLAAMASLTLNERLFHQVVPEDQSFTDNYAGIFHFRIWQYGSWVDVVVDDRLPTCDGKLVFLQSHTKNEFWSALLEKAYAKLHGGYEALKGGTTCEAMEDFTGGVSEMYELNQSPPNLFKILLKAHERSSLMSCAIEPDPDQLEAETPMGLIKGHAYSITSVKMMDIRTPRMSGQIPMIRIRNPWGNEAEWKGAWSDQSPEWQFIPAEEKEEVGLTFDRDGEFWMSFRDFSAHYSRLEIVNLNADSLEEEELSGNQSKRWSANEFAGNWVKGASAGGCRNHLATFHLNPQYRITLEDPDDDDNDDKCTVIVALMQKNRRAQRKIGLDCLTIGFTIYLLKNPDTAPKPLDNKFFKYNASVARSPSFINLREVSCRFKLPPGVYAIIPSTFEPNEEGEFILRVFSEKKNNMEENDEEVDIGEADEQVKSNDTFDDSSDVVQLFRRVAGVDMEIDWVELQNVLNTSFQRESSEEFAFEGFSKDVCRSMIAMLDSDHSGKLGFEEFKKLWSDIQTWKNTFKLYDRDHSNTLSTLELRSALHAVGYRLNYHVLNALVLRYGNRQGTLAFDDFIMCAIKMKSMIEAFKERDPYNTKRATFTLDEWIDKTLYC encoded by the exons ATGGCAATGAACATACCGCTGTTTAAATTCTCCAATTCATACTCAAACGCAGCTGCACATCTTCTCAATCGTCCGAGTCACAACTTATTTCAgag GTACCAGAAGAACAACAAACATCCCTTTTCTCTCGATGTCCGTTCAAAGAAGTACAAGAAGCCGCGTTGCGTTACGTTTGCTACACAATTATCCGAAAATGACGACTCAAATTTCCCGAACGATATATCGGAACCAGAAAACAAG TTGGGCGAAAAAGGTACCGGAATCAAAGGTCGCACCACCGTGCAAGATTTTGTTCAAATACGAGACAGCTGCTTAGAAAATGGAACCCTATTTGAGGATCCTTCTTTCCCGGCGGAGGATTCTTCCATCTACTATAGCCGACGATCTGCTCGTAATTTTGAATGGTTGAGGCCCACG GAAATCGTCGGAGATCCTCAACTTTTCGTTGAGGGAGCTTCTCGATTTGATGTGCAACAAGGCGAATTGG GTGATTGCTGGCTACTTGCTGCTATGGCCAGTTTAACTCTCAACGAACGACTGTTTCATCAAGTTGTTCCTGAAGATCAAAGTTTTACCGACAATTATGctggaatttttcattttcg GATTTGGCAGTACGGAAGTTGGGTCGATGTGGTGGTAGACGATCGCTTGCCAACATGTGACGGAAAACTGGTCTTCTTGCAGTCACAcaccaaaaatgaattttggaGCGCTCTATTGGAAAAAGCATATGCCAA GCTCCATGGTGGCTACGAAGCCCTCAAAGGTGGAACTACATGCGAGGCCATGGAAGATTTTACTGGAGGTGTGAGTGAAATGTACGAACTCAATCAATCTCCCCCGAATCTGTTCAAGATTCTACTGAAAGCTCACGAGCGCTCATCACTAATGAGTTGCGCAATCGAG CCGGATCCCGATCAATTGGAAGCTGAAACTCCGATGGGGTTGATCAAAGGACACGCTTACAGTATTACAAGCGTCAAAATGATGGATATCCGCACCCCTCGAATGTCTGGACAGATTCCCATGATTCGTATTCGAAATCCTTGGGGAAACGAAGCCGAGTGGAAAGGCGCATGGAGCGATCA ATCCCCTGAGTGGCAGTTTATTCcagcggaagaaaaagaagaggttGGTCTGACTTTCGATCGAGACGGAGAGTTTTGGATGTCTTTCCGCGATTTTTCAGCCCATTATTCTCGCCTGGAAATCGTGAATTTGAATGCTGACTCGCTGGAAGAGGAGGAATTGTCTGGTAACCAATCCAAACGTTGGTCTGCAAATGAATTCGCTGGAAACTGGGTAAAGGGAGCATCTGCTGGCGGCTGCAGGAACCATTTAG CAACTTTTCATCTGAATCCACAGTACCGCATTACTTTGGAGGATCCCGATg ACGACGATAACGACGATAAATGCACGGTGATTGTGGCATTAATGCAGAAGAACCGCAGAGCTCAGCGGAAAATTGGTCTAGATTGCCTCACAATTGGATTCACCATTTATCTT CTGAAAAATCCGGATACGGCGCCAAAACCCCTAgacaataaatttttcaagtatAACGCGTCTGTCGCCCGTTCACCATCTTTTATCAATCTCCGTGAAGTCAGCTGTCGATTCAAGCTTCCACCGGGTGTTTACGCCATCATACCGTCCACTTTCGAACCAAATGAAGAGGGAGAATTCATTTTGCGAGTCTTCtccgaaaagaagaataacatGGA GGAGAACGACGAAGAAGTGGATATCGGCGAAGCAGACGAACAA GTAAAAAGTAATGATACTTTTGACGACTCCAGTGACGTCGTCCAGCTCTTCCGTCGTGTTGCCGGAGTTGACATGGAGATTGATTGGGTTGAACTGCAAAACGTTCTTAATACTTCCTTCCAGCGTG AATCTTCAGAGG AGTTCGCGTTCGAGGGATTCAGCAAAGACGTCTGCCGCAGCATGATCGCCATGTTAGACTCGGACCATTCAGGAAAACTTGGCTTCGAAGAGTTCAAAAAATTGTGGTCTGACATTCAAACATGGAAG AACACATTCAAACTGTACGATCGCGATCATAGCAACACACTTAGCACCTTGGAGTTGCGTTCCGCCCTTCATGCAGTTGGCTATCGCCTCAACTATCACGTACTAAACGCACTCGTTTTGCGTTATGGCAACCGACAAGGCACTCTGGCATTTGATGATTTTATTATGTgtgccatcaaaatgaaatcaatgatTG AGGCTTTCAAAGAGCGGGATCCTTACAACACCAAACGCGCAACCTTTACACTCGACGAATGGATTGACAAGACTCTATATTGTTAG
- the LOC124192660 gene encoding calpain-A-like isoform X6, whose protein sequence is MDFLRSGLKSFGLGGFKMDDSTANLVANFASGGLGMALDQISRTALPSRRKDPPPPRPPCPFKVLGEKGTGIKGRTTVQDFVQIRDSCLENGTLFEDPSFPAEDSSIYYSRRSARNFEWLRPTEIVGDPQLFVEGASRFDVQQGELGDCWLLAAMASLTLNERLFHQVVPEDQSFTDNYAGIFHFRIWQYGSWVDVVVDDRLPTCDGKLVFLQSHTKNEFWSALLEKAYAKLHGGYEALKGGTTCEAMEDFTGGVSEMYELNQSPPNLFKILLKAHERSSLMSCAIEPDPDQLEAETPMGLIKGHAYSITSVKMMDIRTPRMSGQIPMIRIRNPWGNEAEWKGAWSDQSPEWQFIPAEEKEEVGLTFDRDGEFWMSFRDFSAHYSRLEIVNLNADSLEEEELSGNQSKRWSANEFAGNWVKGASAGGCRNHLATFHLNPQYRITLEDPDDDDNDDKCTVIVALMQKNRRAQRKIGLDCLTIGFTIYLLKNPDTAPKPLDNKFFKYNASVARSPSFINLREVSCRFKLPPGVYAIIPSTFEPNEEGEFILRVFSEKKNNMEENDEEVDIGEADEQGKTGRKHNDGKYFYHVKSNDTFDDSSDVVQLFRRVAGVDMEIDWVELQNVLNTSFQREFAFEGFSKDVCRSMIAMLDSDHSGKLGFEEFKKLWSDIQTWKNTFKLYDRDHSNTLSTLELRSALHAVGYRLNYHVLNALVLRYGNRQGTLAFDDFIMCAIKMKSMIEAFKERDPYNTKRATFTLDEWIDKTLYC, encoded by the exons ATGGATTTCTTGCGTTCGGGTTTAAAAAGTTTCGGCCTAGGTGGCTTTAAAATGGATGACAGTACGGCGAATTTGGTCGCCAATTTTGCCAGCGGAGGGCTCGGCATGGCCCTCGACCAAATCTCCCGGACCGCTTTGCCTAGTCGTCGGAAGGATCCACCCCCACCAAGACCTCCCTGTCCCTTCAAAGTG TTGGGCGAAAAAGGTACCGGAATCAAAGGTCGCACCACCGTGCAAGATTTTGTTCAAATACGAGACAGCTGCTTAGAAAATGGAACCCTATTTGAGGATCCTTCTTTCCCGGCGGAGGATTCTTCCATCTACTATAGCCGACGATCTGCTCGTAATTTTGAATGGTTGAGGCCCACG GAAATCGTCGGAGATCCTCAACTTTTCGTTGAGGGAGCTTCTCGATTTGATGTGCAACAAGGCGAATTGG GTGATTGCTGGCTACTTGCTGCTATGGCCAGTTTAACTCTCAACGAACGACTGTTTCATCAAGTTGTTCCTGAAGATCAAAGTTTTACCGACAATTATGctggaatttttcattttcg GATTTGGCAGTACGGAAGTTGGGTCGATGTGGTGGTAGACGATCGCTTGCCAACATGTGACGGAAAACTGGTCTTCTTGCAGTCACAcaccaaaaatgaattttggaGCGCTCTATTGGAAAAAGCATATGCCAA GCTCCATGGTGGCTACGAAGCCCTCAAAGGTGGAACTACATGCGAGGCCATGGAAGATTTTACTGGAGGTGTGAGTGAAATGTACGAACTCAATCAATCTCCCCCGAATCTGTTCAAGATTCTACTGAAAGCTCACGAGCGCTCATCACTAATGAGTTGCGCAATCGAG CCGGATCCCGATCAATTGGAAGCTGAAACTCCGATGGGGTTGATCAAAGGACACGCTTACAGTATTACAAGCGTCAAAATGATGGATATCCGCACCCCTCGAATGTCTGGACAGATTCCCATGATTCGTATTCGAAATCCTTGGGGAAACGAAGCCGAGTGGAAAGGCGCATGGAGCGATCA ATCCCCTGAGTGGCAGTTTATTCcagcggaagaaaaagaagaggttGGTCTGACTTTCGATCGAGACGGAGAGTTTTGGATGTCTTTCCGCGATTTTTCAGCCCATTATTCTCGCCTGGAAATCGTGAATTTGAATGCTGACTCGCTGGAAGAGGAGGAATTGTCTGGTAACCAATCCAAACGTTGGTCTGCAAATGAATTCGCTGGAAACTGGGTAAAGGGAGCATCTGCTGGCGGCTGCAGGAACCATTTAG CAACTTTTCATCTGAATCCACAGTACCGCATTACTTTGGAGGATCCCGATg ACGACGATAACGACGATAAATGCACGGTGATTGTGGCATTAATGCAGAAGAACCGCAGAGCTCAGCGGAAAATTGGTCTAGATTGCCTCACAATTGGATTCACCATTTATCTT CTGAAAAATCCGGATACGGCGCCAAAACCCCTAgacaataaatttttcaagtatAACGCGTCTGTCGCCCGTTCACCATCTTTTATCAATCTCCGTGAAGTCAGCTGTCGATTCAAGCTTCCACCGGGTGTTTACGCCATCATACCGTCCACTTTCGAACCAAATGAAGAGGGAGAATTCATTTTGCGAGTCTTCtccgaaaagaagaataacatGGA GGAGAACGACGAAGAAGTGGATATCGGCGAAGCAGACGAACAA GGTAAAACTGGCCGGAAGCACAACGATGGCAAATACTTTTATCAC GTAAAAAGTAATGATACTTTTGACGACTCCAGTGACGTCGTCCAGCTCTTCCGTCGTGTTGCCGGAGTTGACATGGAGATTGATTGGGTTGAACTGCAAAACGTTCTTAATACTTCCTTCCAGCGTG AGTTCGCGTTCGAGGGATTCAGCAAAGACGTCTGCCGCAGCATGATCGCCATGTTAGACTCGGACCATTCAGGAAAACTTGGCTTCGAAGAGTTCAAAAAATTGTGGTCTGACATTCAAACATGGAAG AACACATTCAAACTGTACGATCGCGATCATAGCAACACACTTAGCACCTTGGAGTTGCGTTCCGCCCTTCATGCAGTTGGCTATCGCCTCAACTATCACGTACTAAACGCACTCGTTTTGCGTTATGGCAACCGACAAGGCACTCTGGCATTTGATGATTTTATTATGTgtgccatcaaaatgaaatcaatgatTG AGGCTTTCAAAGAGCGGGATCCTTACAACACCAAACGCGCAACCTTTACACTCGACGAATGGATTGACAAGACTCTATATTGTTAG
- the LOC124192660 gene encoding calpain-A-like isoform X5: MAMNIPLFKFSNSYSNAAAHLLNRPSHNLFQRYQKNNKHPFSLDVRSKKYKKPRCVTFATQLSENDDSNFPNDISEPENKLGEKGTGIKGRTTVQDFVQIRDSCLENGTLFEDPSFPAEDSSIYYSRRSARNFEWLRPTEIVGDPQLFVEGASRFDVQQGELGDCWLLAAMASLTLNERLFHQVVPEDQSFTDNYAGIFHFRIWQYGSWVDVVVDDRLPTCDGKLVFLQSHTKNEFWSALLEKAYAKLHGGYEALKGGTTCEAMEDFTGGVSEMYELNQSPPNLFKILLKAHERSSLMSCAIEPDPDQLEAETPMGLIKGHAYSITSVKMMDIRTPRMSGQIPMIRIRNPWGNEAEWKGAWSDQSPEWQFIPAEEKEEVGLTFDRDGEFWMSFRDFSAHYSRLEIVNLNADSLEEEELSGNQSKRWSANEFAGNWVKGASAGGCRNHLATFHLNPQYRITLEDPDDDDNDDKCTVIVALMQKNRRAQRKIGLDCLTIGFTIYLLKNPDTAPKPLDNKFFKYNASVARSPSFINLREVSCRFKLPPGVYAIIPSTFEPNEEGEFILRVFSEKKNNMEENDEEVDIGEADEQVKSNDTFDDSSDVVQLFRRVAGVDMEIDWVELQNVLNTSFQREFAFEGFSKDVCRSMIAMLDSDHSGKLGFEEFKKLWSDIQTWKNTFKLYDRDHSNTLSTLELRSALHAVGYRLNYHVLNALVLRYGNRQGTLAFDDFIMCAIKMKSMIEAFKERDPYNTKRATFTLDEWIDKTLYC; this comes from the exons ATGGCAATGAACATACCGCTGTTTAAATTCTCCAATTCATACTCAAACGCAGCTGCACATCTTCTCAATCGTCCGAGTCACAACTTATTTCAgag GTACCAGAAGAACAACAAACATCCCTTTTCTCTCGATGTCCGTTCAAAGAAGTACAAGAAGCCGCGTTGCGTTACGTTTGCTACACAATTATCCGAAAATGACGACTCAAATTTCCCGAACGATATATCGGAACCAGAAAACAAG TTGGGCGAAAAAGGTACCGGAATCAAAGGTCGCACCACCGTGCAAGATTTTGTTCAAATACGAGACAGCTGCTTAGAAAATGGAACCCTATTTGAGGATCCTTCTTTCCCGGCGGAGGATTCTTCCATCTACTATAGCCGACGATCTGCTCGTAATTTTGAATGGTTGAGGCCCACG GAAATCGTCGGAGATCCTCAACTTTTCGTTGAGGGAGCTTCTCGATTTGATGTGCAACAAGGCGAATTGG GTGATTGCTGGCTACTTGCTGCTATGGCCAGTTTAACTCTCAACGAACGACTGTTTCATCAAGTTGTTCCTGAAGATCAAAGTTTTACCGACAATTATGctggaatttttcattttcg GATTTGGCAGTACGGAAGTTGGGTCGATGTGGTGGTAGACGATCGCTTGCCAACATGTGACGGAAAACTGGTCTTCTTGCAGTCACAcaccaaaaatgaattttggaGCGCTCTATTGGAAAAAGCATATGCCAA GCTCCATGGTGGCTACGAAGCCCTCAAAGGTGGAACTACATGCGAGGCCATGGAAGATTTTACTGGAGGTGTGAGTGAAATGTACGAACTCAATCAATCTCCCCCGAATCTGTTCAAGATTCTACTGAAAGCTCACGAGCGCTCATCACTAATGAGTTGCGCAATCGAG CCGGATCCCGATCAATTGGAAGCTGAAACTCCGATGGGGTTGATCAAAGGACACGCTTACAGTATTACAAGCGTCAAAATGATGGATATCCGCACCCCTCGAATGTCTGGACAGATTCCCATGATTCGTATTCGAAATCCTTGGGGAAACGAAGCCGAGTGGAAAGGCGCATGGAGCGATCA ATCCCCTGAGTGGCAGTTTATTCcagcggaagaaaaagaagaggttGGTCTGACTTTCGATCGAGACGGAGAGTTTTGGATGTCTTTCCGCGATTTTTCAGCCCATTATTCTCGCCTGGAAATCGTGAATTTGAATGCTGACTCGCTGGAAGAGGAGGAATTGTCTGGTAACCAATCCAAACGTTGGTCTGCAAATGAATTCGCTGGAAACTGGGTAAAGGGAGCATCTGCTGGCGGCTGCAGGAACCATTTAG CAACTTTTCATCTGAATCCACAGTACCGCATTACTTTGGAGGATCCCGATg ACGACGATAACGACGATAAATGCACGGTGATTGTGGCATTAATGCAGAAGAACCGCAGAGCTCAGCGGAAAATTGGTCTAGATTGCCTCACAATTGGATTCACCATTTATCTT CTGAAAAATCCGGATACGGCGCCAAAACCCCTAgacaataaatttttcaagtatAACGCGTCTGTCGCCCGTTCACCATCTTTTATCAATCTCCGTGAAGTCAGCTGTCGATTCAAGCTTCCACCGGGTGTTTACGCCATCATACCGTCCACTTTCGAACCAAATGAAGAGGGAGAATTCATTTTGCGAGTCTTCtccgaaaagaagaataacatGGA GGAGAACGACGAAGAAGTGGATATCGGCGAAGCAGACGAACAA GTAAAAAGTAATGATACTTTTGACGACTCCAGTGACGTCGTCCAGCTCTTCCGTCGTGTTGCCGGAGTTGACATGGAGATTGATTGGGTTGAACTGCAAAACGTTCTTAATACTTCCTTCCAGCGTG AGTTCGCGTTCGAGGGATTCAGCAAAGACGTCTGCCGCAGCATGATCGCCATGTTAGACTCGGACCATTCAGGAAAACTTGGCTTCGAAGAGTTCAAAAAATTGTGGTCTGACATTCAAACATGGAAG AACACATTCAAACTGTACGATCGCGATCATAGCAACACACTTAGCACCTTGGAGTTGCGTTCCGCCCTTCATGCAGTTGGCTATCGCCTCAACTATCACGTACTAAACGCACTCGTTTTGCGTTATGGCAACCGACAAGGCACTCTGGCATTTGATGATTTTATTATGTgtgccatcaaaatgaaatcaatgatTG AGGCTTTCAAAGAGCGGGATCCTTACAACACCAAACGCGCAACCTTTACACTCGACGAATGGATTGACAAGACTCTATATTGTTAG
- the LOC124192660 gene encoding calpain-A-like isoform X4, whose amino-acid sequence MDFLRSGLKSFGLGGFKMDDSTANLVANFASGGLGMALDQISRTALPSRRKDPPPPRPPCPFKVLGEKGTGIKGRTTVQDFVQIRDSCLENGTLFEDPSFPAEDSSIYYSRRSARNFEWLRPTEIVGDPQLFVEGASRFDVQQGELGDCWLLAAMASLTLNERLFHQVVPEDQSFTDNYAGIFHFRIWQYGSWVDVVVDDRLPTCDGKLVFLQSHTKNEFWSALLEKAYAKLHGGYEALKGGTTCEAMEDFTGGVSEMYELNQSPPNLFKILLKAHERSSLMSCAIEPDPDQLEAETPMGLIKGHAYSITSVKMMDIRTPRMSGQIPMIRIRNPWGNEAEWKGAWSDQSPEWQFIPAEEKEEVGLTFDRDGEFWMSFRDFSAHYSRLEIVNLNADSLEEEELSGNQSKRWSANEFAGNWVKGASAGGCRNHLATFHLNPQYRITLEDPDDDDNDDKCTVIVALMQKNRRAQRKIGLDCLTIGFTIYLLKNPDTAPKPLDNKFFKYNASVARSPSFINLREVSCRFKLPPGVYAIIPSTFEPNEEGEFILRVFSEKKNNMEENDEEVDIGEADEQGKTGRKHNDGKYFYHVKSNDTFDDSSDVVQLFRRVAGVDMEIDWVELQNVLNTSFQRESSEEFAFEGFSKDVCRSMIAMLDSDHSGKLGFEEFKKLWSDIQTWKNTFKLYDRDHSNTLSTLELRSALHAVGYRLNYHVLNALVLRYGNRQGTLAFDDFIMCAIKMKSMIEAFKERDPYNTKRATFTLDEWIDKTLYC is encoded by the exons ATGGATTTCTTGCGTTCGGGTTTAAAAAGTTTCGGCCTAGGTGGCTTTAAAATGGATGACAGTACGGCGAATTTGGTCGCCAATTTTGCCAGCGGAGGGCTCGGCATGGCCCTCGACCAAATCTCCCGGACCGCTTTGCCTAGTCGTCGGAAGGATCCACCCCCACCAAGACCTCCCTGTCCCTTCAAAGTG TTGGGCGAAAAAGGTACCGGAATCAAAGGTCGCACCACCGTGCAAGATTTTGTTCAAATACGAGACAGCTGCTTAGAAAATGGAACCCTATTTGAGGATCCTTCTTTCCCGGCGGAGGATTCTTCCATCTACTATAGCCGACGATCTGCTCGTAATTTTGAATGGTTGAGGCCCACG GAAATCGTCGGAGATCCTCAACTTTTCGTTGAGGGAGCTTCTCGATTTGATGTGCAACAAGGCGAATTGG GTGATTGCTGGCTACTTGCTGCTATGGCCAGTTTAACTCTCAACGAACGACTGTTTCATCAAGTTGTTCCTGAAGATCAAAGTTTTACCGACAATTATGctggaatttttcattttcg GATTTGGCAGTACGGAAGTTGGGTCGATGTGGTGGTAGACGATCGCTTGCCAACATGTGACGGAAAACTGGTCTTCTTGCAGTCACAcaccaaaaatgaattttggaGCGCTCTATTGGAAAAAGCATATGCCAA GCTCCATGGTGGCTACGAAGCCCTCAAAGGTGGAACTACATGCGAGGCCATGGAAGATTTTACTGGAGGTGTGAGTGAAATGTACGAACTCAATCAATCTCCCCCGAATCTGTTCAAGATTCTACTGAAAGCTCACGAGCGCTCATCACTAATGAGTTGCGCAATCGAG CCGGATCCCGATCAATTGGAAGCTGAAACTCCGATGGGGTTGATCAAAGGACACGCTTACAGTATTACAAGCGTCAAAATGATGGATATCCGCACCCCTCGAATGTCTGGACAGATTCCCATGATTCGTATTCGAAATCCTTGGGGAAACGAAGCCGAGTGGAAAGGCGCATGGAGCGATCA ATCCCCTGAGTGGCAGTTTATTCcagcggaagaaaaagaagaggttGGTCTGACTTTCGATCGAGACGGAGAGTTTTGGATGTCTTTCCGCGATTTTTCAGCCCATTATTCTCGCCTGGAAATCGTGAATTTGAATGCTGACTCGCTGGAAGAGGAGGAATTGTCTGGTAACCAATCCAAACGTTGGTCTGCAAATGAATTCGCTGGAAACTGGGTAAAGGGAGCATCTGCTGGCGGCTGCAGGAACCATTTAG CAACTTTTCATCTGAATCCACAGTACCGCATTACTTTGGAGGATCCCGATg ACGACGATAACGACGATAAATGCACGGTGATTGTGGCATTAATGCAGAAGAACCGCAGAGCTCAGCGGAAAATTGGTCTAGATTGCCTCACAATTGGATTCACCATTTATCTT CTGAAAAATCCGGATACGGCGCCAAAACCCCTAgacaataaatttttcaagtatAACGCGTCTGTCGCCCGTTCACCATCTTTTATCAATCTCCGTGAAGTCAGCTGTCGATTCAAGCTTCCACCGGGTGTTTACGCCATCATACCGTCCACTTTCGAACCAAATGAAGAGGGAGAATTCATTTTGCGAGTCTTCtccgaaaagaagaataacatGGA GGAGAACGACGAAGAAGTGGATATCGGCGAAGCAGACGAACAA GGTAAAACTGGCCGGAAGCACAACGATGGCAAATACTTTTATCAC GTAAAAAGTAATGATACTTTTGACGACTCCAGTGACGTCGTCCAGCTCTTCCGTCGTGTTGCCGGAGTTGACATGGAGATTGATTGGGTTGAACTGCAAAACGTTCTTAATACTTCCTTCCAGCGTG AATCTTCAGAGG AGTTCGCGTTCGAGGGATTCAGCAAAGACGTCTGCCGCAGCATGATCGCCATGTTAGACTCGGACCATTCAGGAAAACTTGGCTTCGAAGAGTTCAAAAAATTGTGGTCTGACATTCAAACATGGAAG AACACATTCAAACTGTACGATCGCGATCATAGCAACACACTTAGCACCTTGGAGTTGCGTTCCGCCCTTCATGCAGTTGGCTATCGCCTCAACTATCACGTACTAAACGCACTCGTTTTGCGTTATGGCAACCGACAAGGCACTCTGGCATTTGATGATTTTATTATGTgtgccatcaaaatgaaatcaatgatTG AGGCTTTCAAAGAGCGGGATCCTTACAACACCAAACGCGCAACCTTTACACTCGACGAATGGATTGACAAGACTCTATATTGTTAG